One stretch of Roseimicrobium sp. ORNL1 DNA includes these proteins:
- a CDS encoding thioredoxin domain-containing protein, with product MPEVQEKKHTNALAQETSPYLLQHAHNPVDWLPWGEVAFERARKEQKPIFLSIGYSTCHWCHVMERESFESEEVAAVLNEQFVCVKVDREERPDVDLTYMTYAQAVNGGGGWPLSVWLTPELKPFFAGTYFPPEDRGGRMGFKSLCLKIVEVWKDEREGVLERSAASMQKLQEHLDDEQRHHEAAYEEVTRKVYDDIAGSFDYHEGGFSGAPKFPRPSTLLVLWRLKAYLDSKKEESDASWSAAMAKTTLMHMAKGGMHDQLGGGFHRYSVDGYWHIPHYEKMLYDQGQLLTAYLEGYQHLDVGYFAEVAKDIIGYCNRDLRHPDGGYYSAEDADSYIDDTRTEKREGFFYVWKAAEIDDLLGKEEGSIFRYAFGARRDGNARPESDPHGELTGTNTLFRAYTVKKTAEFFKLEPEKVEDIITRGIKVLLEARGKRQHPHLDDKVLTAWNGLMISGLAKAANVLGDKAHLESAKKCAQFIFDKLSNNGRELRRSWREGASTVPAFAPDYAMLIQALLDLYEASFEIKWLKWAATLQDEFDAKCGDPEKGGYFSVSKSIPNSVLQVKEDYDSAEPSPNSVAALNLLRLGKMLADDTYRAKAEKILKLFGHSLSKSPFSVPVMVCALDFMQHGEMEIVLAGSPGEAGFDSLAAEVRKRYLPHAVILHADGGEGQQFLSMKNEALGAMKPVGGKAAVYVCRNRACQAPVTTVEALAKVLEPTPAA from the coding sequence ATGCCCGAAGTTCAGGAAAAGAAGCATACCAACGCGCTCGCGCAGGAGACCTCGCCCTACCTGCTGCAGCATGCGCACAACCCGGTGGACTGGCTGCCGTGGGGTGAAGTGGCGTTTGAGCGTGCTCGCAAGGAGCAGAAACCCATCTTTCTGAGCATCGGATACTCCACGTGCCACTGGTGCCACGTGATGGAGCGCGAGTCTTTTGAGAGCGAAGAGGTCGCCGCAGTGCTGAATGAACAGTTCGTTTGCGTGAAAGTGGATCGCGAGGAGAGGCCGGATGTGGACCTCACCTACATGACCTATGCCCAGGCGGTGAATGGCGGAGGTGGCTGGCCTCTGAGCGTGTGGCTTACGCCCGAGCTGAAGCCGTTTTTTGCCGGTACCTATTTCCCGCCGGAGGATCGCGGCGGACGCATGGGCTTCAAGTCTCTCTGCCTGAAGATCGTCGAGGTGTGGAAGGACGAGCGCGAAGGTGTGCTGGAACGCAGCGCTGCCTCCATGCAGAAGCTGCAGGAACATCTGGACGATGAGCAACGCCATCACGAGGCCGCGTATGAAGAGGTGACGCGCAAGGTGTACGATGATATTGCGGGCTCCTTCGATTACCACGAGGGCGGCTTCAGCGGCGCGCCCAAGTTCCCGCGTCCTTCAACCCTGCTGGTTCTTTGGAGGCTGAAGGCGTATCTCGATTCCAAGAAGGAAGAGAGTGATGCCAGCTGGTCCGCGGCGATGGCCAAGACCACGCTCATGCACATGGCCAAGGGCGGCATGCACGACCAGCTCGGCGGCGGCTTCCACCGCTACAGTGTCGATGGCTACTGGCACATCCCGCACTACGAGAAGATGCTCTACGATCAGGGCCAGCTTCTCACTGCGTACCTCGAAGGTTACCAGCATCTCGACGTGGGATACTTCGCGGAAGTGGCGAAGGACATCATTGGCTACTGCAACCGTGACCTGCGGCATCCCGATGGCGGCTACTACTCCGCTGAAGATGCGGACAGCTACATCGACGACACCCGCACGGAGAAGCGCGAAGGCTTCTTCTACGTATGGAAGGCGGCCGAGATCGACGATCTGCTTGGCAAGGAGGAAGGGAGTATCTTCCGCTATGCCTTTGGTGCACGCCGGGATGGCAATGCGCGTCCCGAGAGTGATCCCCACGGTGAACTCACGGGCACGAACACGCTCTTCCGCGCCTATACCGTGAAGAAGACGGCGGAGTTCTTCAAGCTGGAGCCCGAGAAGGTGGAAGATATCATCACCCGCGGCATCAAGGTGCTGCTGGAAGCGCGAGGCAAACGCCAGCATCCGCATCTCGATGACAAGGTGCTCACGGCCTGGAATGGGCTCATGATCTCCGGCCTCGCCAAGGCGGCGAATGTGCTGGGGGACAAGGCACACCTGGAGTCCGCGAAGAAGTGCGCGCAGTTCATCTTCGACAAGCTTTCCAACAACGGCCGCGAACTGCGACGGAGCTGGCGTGAGGGAGCCTCCACGGTGCCGGCCTTCGCGCCCGACTACGCCATGCTGATCCAGGCCCTGCTGGATCTCTATGAAGCCAGCTTTGAAATCAAATGGCTGAAGTGGGCAGCGACGTTGCAGGATGAGTTTGATGCGAAGTGTGGCGACCCGGAGAAGGGGGGCTACTTCAGCGTGAGCAAGAGCATTCCGAACTCCGTGCTCCAGGTGAAGGAGGACTACGACAGTGCTGAACCTTCACCCAACAGCGTGGCGGCGCTCAACCTGCTGCGCCTGGGCAAGATGCTTGCAGATGATACCTACCGTGCGAAGGCGGAGAAGATCCTGAAATTGTTTGGCCACAGTCTGTCAAAGTCGCCCTTCAGCGTGCCGGTCATGGTATGCGCGCTGGATTTCATGCAGCATGGTGAAATGGAAATTGTGCTCGCGGGATCGCCGGGTGAGGCAGGATTTGATTCACTGGCCGCAGAGGTGCGCAAGCGCTACCTGCCGCATGCGGTGATCCTGCACGCGGACGGCGGCGAGGGTCAGCAGTTCCTCTCCATGAAGAATGAAGCGCTCGGTGCGATGAAGCCGGTGGGTGGCAAGGCTGCGGTATATGTCTGTCGCAATCGTGCCTGCCAGGCGCCGGTCACCACGGTGGAGGCACTGGCGAAAGTGCTGGAGCCCACGCCGGCTGCATGA
- a CDS encoding GNAT family N-acetyltransferase, with product MEIRIATTPEEKEEVYHLRYQAYVEELGWRPEDVDDANKRLHDAEDETETIYYVMDGEKMVATCRQHFGAGRLDAKTRAKYTLDKFAEFPDEEFGFTYRLVVLPEYRGTTVLIRLLLRVYEDVWKKGLRFSFCYCRPRLINVYERLGFIRYKDNFLVEEQGYMAPMLLVVDDANHLNAVRSPFLRTCRQFKPGTQNAEWFSRTFPGMRECIQMQFLEPEEFLKQWAEALEAPTTTLLHGLIPEQIQRLISEGAVMTVKAGDILLREGEAGHEMFLMLSGMARFTIETPDGSKAFLSSAGTGEVFGEISLVAHTPRTATVQAITDMEVLVITQDFIRRSMKAHPEIAIQMLYNLTVLLGLRLKNTTDRLKGALQESTKMAKALATQSKPRVERPILTPDELIEANQVTIQHVHRPSGGA from the coding sequence CGCAAACAAGCGTCTTCATGACGCGGAAGACGAGACCGAGACCATCTACTACGTGATGGACGGTGAGAAGATGGTGGCCACGTGCCGCCAGCACTTTGGCGCGGGCCGTCTCGACGCGAAGACGCGTGCCAAGTATACGCTGGACAAGTTTGCCGAGTTTCCAGATGAGGAGTTCGGCTTCACGTACCGTCTTGTGGTGCTGCCGGAGTATCGCGGCACGACGGTGCTCATCCGCCTGTTGTTGCGCGTGTATGAAGATGTGTGGAAGAAGGGCCTGCGCTTCAGCTTCTGCTATTGCCGCCCGCGGCTCATCAATGTGTACGAGCGCCTCGGCTTCATCCGCTACAAGGACAATTTCCTGGTGGAAGAACAGGGCTACATGGCTCCCATGCTCCTGGTGGTGGATGATGCGAATCACCTGAATGCCGTGCGCTCTCCCTTCCTGCGCACCTGCCGGCAGTTCAAGCCGGGCACACAGAATGCGGAATGGTTCAGCCGTACCTTCCCCGGCATGCGGGAGTGCATTCAAATGCAGTTCCTGGAGCCCGAAGAGTTCCTCAAACAATGGGCGGAAGCGCTTGAGGCTCCGACCACCACGCTGCTGCATGGGTTGATACCAGAGCAGATCCAGCGCTTGATTTCCGAAGGCGCCGTGATGACCGTGAAGGCGGGAGACATCCTGCTGCGCGAAGGCGAGGCCGGGCATGAAATGTTCCTGATGCTCTCCGGTATGGCGCGGTTCACCATTGAAACACCTGATGGTTCCAAAGCCTTCCTGAGTTCCGCGGGCACCGGTGAAGTCTTTGGAGAAATCTCCCTGGTGGCACACACGCCGCGTACGGCAACGGTGCAGGCGATCACGGACATGGAGGTACTGGTGATCACGCAGGACTTCATCCGCCGCTCCATGAAGGCGCATCCGGAGATCGCGATTCAGATGCTCTACAACCTCACGGTGCTGCTGGGCCTCCGCTTGAAGAACACCACCGATCGCCTCAAGGGTGCGCTGCAGGAATCCACGAAGATGGCCAAGGCACTGGCGACGCAATCGAAGCCGCGCGTAGAGCGCCCGATACTGACACCTGATGAGTTGATTGAAGCGAATCAAGTGACCATCCAGCACGTGCACCGCCCGAGTGGAGGCGCGTGA
- a CDS encoding metallophosphatase domain-containing protein — protein MVSLCVISDTHKKHRQITIPPCDILIHAGDFCSFQQGDAETLEDVDRWFAESPARHVVCIGGNHDFMLQSREFRFAHATLLEDSAIEFEGLSIYGAPWVPDLSGFAYYADEEMLQENWKAIPAGIDILITHTPPQGILDVPSSGGLHLGCPHLREELKRIQPRLHVFGHVHAGHGTHLGEMTRSINAAVVGGADFEVRHGPTLASLAARQA, from the coding sequence GTGGTCTCACTCTGCGTCATCTCCGACACCCACAAGAAACACCGGCAGATCACCATTCCGCCCTGTGACATCTTGATTCATGCTGGGGATTTCTGCAGCTTTCAGCAGGGAGATGCTGAGACGCTCGAGGATGTGGACAGGTGGTTTGCGGAGAGCCCGGCAAGGCATGTGGTGTGCATTGGAGGCAATCATGACTTCATGCTCCAGAGCCGGGAATTCCGGTTCGCGCACGCCACCCTTCTTGAGGATAGCGCAATCGAGTTTGAGGGGCTTTCGATTTACGGGGCTCCCTGGGTTCCTGATCTTTCGGGGTTTGCCTACTACGCTGACGAGGAGATGTTGCAGGAGAACTGGAAGGCGATTCCCGCGGGGATTGACATTCTCATCACGCACACCCCTCCGCAGGGGATCCTTGATGTACCGTCATCGGGAGGCCTGCATCTGGGATGTCCGCATTTGAGGGAGGAATTGAAGCGCATCCAGCCGAGGCTGCATGTGTTTGGGCATGTGCATGCCGGACACGGAACCCACCTTGGTGAGATGACTCGCTCGATCAATGCCGCCGTTGTTGGAGGCGCGGACTTCGAGGTGCGCCATGGTCCCACACTGGCGTCGCTGGCAGCGAGGCAAGCTTGA
- a CDS encoding tetratricopeptide repeat protein has product MTPGTDSHPSAQACFERGQLLRRQQRHEDAARMFQQALQADPNHAPSYAMLALCWMREEGKKAQTVEAARRAVALEPENSFMRGVLALAIANSAKDGQDHILQQARLEATEAVKLDPDDDFAHTVESQIYLRLHKYPEAEAAARRALALDTENTMATEVLSAALLMQHKDADNEHLVRYQLENNPEDDSSHTSAGWRALMQGNHREANKHFLEALRLNAMNEGARLGLVESYRARSWVYGGFLRFAHAMNRFTKGTQTAIMIGGYLAYRALYSTLKGVSPGLASAVVALWLTLVFWSHLARGFGSFFMLFDGFARRALKPLEKWEGIAVGGATLAALLCLLATFAFPEEGLNVVALSLFASAVVSAAAFTNDHHVGKYVYAGAAGIAGLGALLTLVQLFVPFAIPGQGEVFLLSMILAVAVTWLRPFRVLYA; this is encoded by the coding sequence ATGACCCCCGGCACCGACAGCCATCCTTCCGCGCAGGCCTGCTTTGAGCGTGGCCAGTTGTTGCGCAGGCAGCAGCGCCATGAAGATGCTGCGCGGATGTTTCAGCAGGCACTCCAGGCGGATCCCAATCACGCGCCCAGCTATGCCATGCTCGCGCTCTGCTGGATGCGTGAGGAAGGAAAGAAGGCGCAGACCGTGGAGGCCGCCCGCCGTGCCGTGGCGCTCGAACCGGAGAACTCCTTCATGCGCGGTGTGCTGGCCCTTGCGATTGCGAACAGTGCCAAGGACGGCCAGGACCACATACTCCAGCAGGCACGCCTTGAGGCTACCGAGGCGGTGAAACTGGATCCGGACGATGACTTTGCCCACACGGTGGAGTCGCAGATCTATCTGCGTCTGCACAAGTATCCCGAAGCGGAGGCTGCCGCGCGCCGCGCTCTCGCTCTCGATACCGAGAACACCATGGCGACGGAGGTGCTTTCTGCGGCGCTGCTCATGCAGCACAAGGATGCGGACAACGAACATCTGGTCCGCTACCAGCTGGAGAACAACCCGGAGGATGACAGCAGCCACACCAGCGCGGGCTGGCGGGCACTCATGCAGGGAAACCACCGTGAGGCGAACAAGCATTTCCTGGAGGCGCTCCGGCTGAATGCGATGAACGAGGGGGCACGTCTCGGCCTCGTGGAGTCCTACCGGGCTCGCTCGTGGGTGTATGGCGGCTTTCTGCGCTTTGCCCACGCCATGAACCGTTTCACGAAGGGCACGCAAACCGCCATCATGATTGGCGGGTATCTGGCCTACCGGGCTCTGTACAGCACGTTGAAAGGTGTGTCTCCCGGCCTGGCATCGGCAGTCGTGGCCCTGTGGCTGACCCTGGTGTTCTGGTCACATCTGGCGCGTGGGTTTGGCTCCTTCTTCATGCTTTTTGATGGCTTTGCCCGGCGCGCCCTGAAGCCACTGGAGAAGTGGGAGGGGATTGCAGTCGGGGGCGCCACGCTGGCGGCGTTGCTGTGCCTGCTGGCGACCTTTGCGTTTCCTGAAGAAGGTTTGAATGTGGTCGCACTGAGCTTGTTTGCCAGCGCCGTTGTTTCAGCAGCTGCATTCACCAATGACCATCACGTGGGCAAGTACGTCTATGCCGGCGCCGCAGGCATTGCCGGGCTGGGGGCACTGCTCACCTTGGTTCAGCTCTTCGTGCCCTTTGCGATTCCCGGGCAGGGGGAGGTCTTTCTTCTCTCAATGATCCTCGCTGTCGCGGTGACCTGGCTGCGCCCCTTCCGCGTGCTGTACGCGTAG
- a CDS encoding ComEC/Rec2 family competence protein has product MEGRWQKFRARPLALIALAAVAGICLTDMLPAFGAWFWLLPVAGAASAALVNRTGNLRWVLLLALVTFAAWHHTSLQATRDHPLRAILDAPGVTMDVQAEGEVQRPLRSDLPGAQPWEALFIADHITSAPLGKAFAGPTPLRLLTGSSGNTSLKPGRYRITGRMSLPSLPDNPGEFNRRAYDLRLGLTAQLRATEITLVREERFPISAQLVAAAERCRAWVTDVLAIDLQDRPKERAIILAMALGSMEPEARELQVPFRESGTLHVFAVSGLHVVIVGGILLALLRPFCRNRVVLLVLLISALFGYAFLTGLKPSAVRATVMMAVLFAGIMLNRNGDLLNILGGAAVLLLVFDTNQIFAPGFQLSFGVLASIGLFANWFSKPFRPWVEPDPFLPKPLLSGKQKLLWWARGQVAGLITVSAAAWIGSLPLIFHHFHLVTPISIAANMLLVPLSFAVLGTAILTLLAGTLHLVWLQALLSNANLAFAWCTLQSAQLFASVPGGNLYLPDASLESQPPAQMHVLRLQGGAAAQHLRTGGKDWLLDCGGEGDYAFVLRPCLQHLGLNRLDGLVLSHGDFGHVGAALHVQQDFGSPSVLLPAREPWRWDSGLTSMRQLRKAGLQGKPLTYGVTLDLGSYAGSERARALVLYPTNDIWARRADDRTLVLRIDLGPHRILWCNDAGFLAEKKILELHRPEDLCCTVIIRNQHATDFSLLPEFLDAVRPQLIITSSDTFPAEQKLSPQTLADCAARGIRILDQELTGATTLHFWPDRIDVLPFHDHPSFSIIPHQNAKP; this is encoded by the coding sequence ATGGAGGGCAGGTGGCAGAAGTTCCGGGCTCGGCCGCTGGCATTGATTGCCCTCGCGGCGGTGGCGGGCATCTGCCTCACCGACATGCTGCCCGCGTTCGGAGCCTGGTTCTGGCTGCTGCCGGTGGCCGGCGCCGCTTCTGCCGCGCTGGTAAACCGTACCGGAAATCTGCGCTGGGTACTGCTGCTCGCGCTGGTGACCTTTGCCGCGTGGCATCACACCAGTCTCCAAGCGACCCGTGATCATCCACTGCGCGCCATCCTCGATGCTCCTGGGGTGACGATGGATGTGCAGGCTGAAGGCGAGGTGCAACGCCCTCTGCGAAGTGATCTGCCCGGTGCCCAGCCGTGGGAGGCGCTGTTCATTGCGGACCACATCACCTCTGCGCCACTGGGAAAAGCGTTTGCTGGACCCACGCCGCTGCGCCTGCTCACGGGGAGCAGCGGCAATACTTCGCTGAAGCCAGGACGTTACCGCATCACGGGCAGGATGAGTCTGCCGTCCTTGCCGGACAATCCGGGGGAATTCAACAGACGTGCTTATGATTTGCGGCTAGGACTCACGGCCCAATTGCGAGCCACGGAGATCACGCTTGTGCGTGAGGAACGCTTCCCCATCAGCGCCCAACTGGTCGCCGCAGCAGAGCGATGCCGTGCCTGGGTGACAGACGTGCTGGCAATCGATCTGCAAGATCGCCCAAAAGAGCGTGCGATCATCTTGGCCATGGCGCTTGGATCCATGGAGCCGGAGGCGAGAGAGCTGCAGGTTCCCTTCCGTGAAAGCGGCACGCTGCATGTCTTTGCGGTCAGTGGGCTTCATGTGGTCATCGTCGGTGGCATCCTCCTCGCGTTGCTGCGACCGTTCTGCCGGAACCGCGTGGTGCTGCTGGTGCTTTTGATCAGCGCGTTGTTTGGCTATGCCTTTCTAACCGGACTCAAACCTTCCGCCGTACGCGCCACGGTGATGATGGCCGTGCTGTTCGCTGGCATCATGCTCAATCGCAACGGGGATCTCCTCAACATCCTCGGTGGCGCCGCGGTGCTGTTGCTGGTGTTTGATACCAATCAGATCTTCGCGCCGGGCTTTCAGCTTTCCTTCGGGGTGCTGGCAAGCATCGGCCTCTTCGCCAACTGGTTTTCGAAACCCTTCCGTCCGTGGGTCGAGCCGGATCCATTTCTGCCAAAACCCCTGCTCTCCGGAAAACAAAAACTCCTGTGGTGGGCACGCGGTCAGGTCGCGGGACTCATCACGGTTTCGGCAGCCGCCTGGATTGGAAGCCTGCCGTTGATCTTCCACCACTTCCATCTCGTCACACCGATCTCCATTGCGGCAAACATGCTGCTGGTGCCGCTGTCCTTTGCGGTGCTCGGTACGGCTATTCTAACACTGCTGGCTGGGACGCTCCACCTGGTCTGGCTGCAAGCACTGCTGAGCAATGCCAATCTTGCCTTCGCGTGGTGCACGCTGCAGTCCGCGCAGCTCTTCGCCAGCGTGCCCGGTGGCAACCTCTACCTCCCAGACGCCTCTCTCGAATCGCAGCCTCCCGCACAGATGCATGTCTTGCGACTCCAAGGAGGCGCGGCGGCCCAGCACTTGCGAACGGGCGGCAAAGACTGGCTGCTCGACTGCGGTGGTGAAGGCGATTATGCCTTCGTGCTGCGCCCCTGTCTCCAACACCTGGGGCTGAACCGTCTCGATGGACTCGTCCTGAGTCACGGTGACTTCGGGCACGTCGGCGCAGCATTGCATGTGCAGCAGGATTTTGGATCGCCGTCCGTCCTCCTGCCTGCGCGTGAGCCCTGGCGCTGGGATTCCGGACTCACTTCGATGCGCCAGCTTCGCAAGGCCGGTCTTCAAGGCAAACCGCTCACGTATGGCGTTACCCTTGACCTCGGAAGCTATGCGGGCAGCGAGCGCGCACGGGCATTGGTCCTCTACCCCACGAACGACATCTGGGCTCGCCGAGCGGATGACCGCACGCTCGTCCTGCGCATCGACCTTGGTCCGCATCGCATCCTGTGGTGCAACGATGCGGGGTTCCTCGCCGAAAAGAAGATCCTGGAACTCCACCGGCCGGAAGACCTCTGCTGCACGGTCATCATCCGCAACCAGCACGCCACCGACTTCTCCCTCCTGCCGGAATTCCTGGATGCGGTGCGGCCACAACTCATCATCACCTCGAGCGATACCTTTCCGGCGGAACAAAAGCTCTCTCCGCAAACCCTCGCCGACTGCGCCGCACGGGGCATCCGCATCCTGGATCAGGAACTCACCGGCGCCACCACCCTGCATTTCTGGCCGGATCGCATCGACGTTCTCCCCTTCCACGACCATCCATCATTTTCCATCATACCTCATCAAAATGCGAAGCCATAA
- a CDS encoding response regulator transcription factor yields the protein MSQSEVRPPRLLLVDDDRELCELLRDYLEPLGYDVQAVHNGPDGVARAIAEEWQAVILDVMLPGMDGFEVLKGIRKTSMVPVLMLTSRGDEMDRIVGLEVGADDYLPKTFSMRELLARLRAVTRRASLSQTQAAGPANDEDAQPEVVVGKIRVNPNNRVALLDDRPLSLTPVEFDILYSLARARGRVKSREQLLDEIRDREWEVFDRSVDVHIAALRRKLGDDARQPRFIRTLRSAGYMLVDPEEV from the coding sequence GTGAGCCAGTCTGAAGTGCGCCCGCCTCGTCTGCTGCTCGTGGATGATGACCGCGAGCTTTGCGAGTTGCTGCGCGACTATCTTGAGCCGCTGGGCTATGACGTTCAGGCGGTGCACAATGGTCCGGATGGTGTAGCCCGCGCAATCGCAGAGGAATGGCAGGCGGTGATTCTGGATGTGATGCTGCCGGGCATGGACGGCTTTGAGGTGCTCAAGGGCATCCGCAAGACCAGCATGGTTCCCGTGCTCATGCTGACTTCACGAGGAGATGAAATGGATCGCATCGTGGGTCTGGAAGTTGGTGCGGATGACTACCTGCCGAAAACATTCTCCATGCGTGAGTTGCTGGCACGTCTGAGAGCGGTGACGCGGCGGGCATCCTTGTCCCAGACGCAAGCTGCCGGACCTGCGAATGATGAAGACGCGCAACCGGAAGTGGTGGTGGGCAAGATACGCGTGAACCCGAACAATCGGGTGGCCCTGCTGGACGATCGCCCGCTGTCACTCACGCCGGTGGAGTTTGACATTCTCTACTCACTCGCCCGGGCACGTGGCCGGGTGAAGAGTCGCGAGCAGCTCCTGGATGAGATTCGCGATCGCGAGTGGGAGGTGTTTGACCGGAGTGTGGATGTGCACATTGCCGCGCTGCGACGGAAGCTGGGGGATGATGCGCGACAGCCCCGGTTCATCCGCACGCTGCGCTCGGCGGGATATATGCTGGTGGATCCTGAGGAGGTGTGA
- a CDS encoding YHYH protein, whose protein sequence is MRTSRFLVAACAAAVIPVNIAHAHPGHEGDGNDAGSFVFSSFVAAAKASTAAGGANQVTIAVEGDTRVMRSNGMPDHRPGQFPNRGNPHSLSPQANEFRMTTKPQESGQQTPARGAWFGVAVNGVPFEPGTAEFWNGDPRWTYEALGGFINLGIDQHNAHVQPSGAYHYHAQPTGLIKNLGGDDKTMRLIGWAADGYPIYSASAHTSPDDATSPLKKMKSSYRLKEGQRDGGPGGKPDGRFTSDFEYVQGAGDLDEYNGRSGVTPEYPQGTYYYCITEEFPWISRYWRGTPDSTFFKQGGRGPGGGQGPPGQGQRPMPGGGQGQGPRGRNRPEGGPPPPPPGGRGEGPPPFGPPPF, encoded by the coding sequence ATGAGAACCTCGCGTTTCCTGGTGGCGGCGTGTGCCGCGGCAGTCATTCCGGTCAACATCGCCCATGCCCACCCCGGCCACGAAGGGGACGGTAATGATGCAGGCAGCTTTGTCTTCTCCTCCTTCGTCGCCGCAGCAAAAGCCTCCACGGCAGCCGGCGGCGCCAATCAGGTGACAATTGCTGTCGAGGGCGACACGCGCGTGATGCGCAGCAACGGCATGCCGGATCATCGCCCGGGGCAATTCCCCAATCGCGGCAATCCCCACAGCCTCTCCCCGCAGGCCAACGAGTTCCGCATGACCACGAAACCGCAGGAGTCCGGCCAACAAACCCCGGCGCGCGGAGCCTGGTTCGGCGTGGCGGTGAATGGGGTGCCCTTCGAACCCGGCACGGCCGAGTTCTGGAACGGCGATCCGCGATGGACCTACGAAGCGCTGGGCGGATTCATCAATCTGGGCATCGACCAGCACAACGCCCATGTCCAGCCCAGCGGTGCCTACCACTACCACGCCCAGCCCACCGGCTTGATCAAGAACCTCGGTGGCGATGACAAAACCATGCGTCTCATCGGCTGGGCGGCTGATGGATACCCCATCTACTCTGCCTCTGCGCACACGAGTCCGGATGATGCGACCTCACCCCTGAAGAAGATGAAGTCCAGCTACCGCCTCAAGGAAGGCCAGCGCGATGGTGGCCCGGGAGGCAAGCCTGATGGCCGCTTCACCTCAGACTTCGAATATGTGCAGGGAGCCGGCGATCTCGATGAATACAACGGTCGCTCCGGCGTGACTCCGGAGTATCCCCAAGGCACTTACTACTACTGCATCACGGAGGAGTTCCCCTGGATCAGCCGCTACTGGCGCGGCACGCCAGACTCCACCTTCTTCAAGCAAGGCGGTCGCGGACCCGGAGGCGGGCAGGGCCCTCCTGGCCAGGGCCAGCGCCCCATGCCCGGAGGCGGTCAAGGTCAGGGACCACGCGGCAGAAATCGCCCGGAAGGCGGGCCACCACCACCGCCTCCTGGCGGCAGAGGTGAAGGTCCCCCACCCTTCGGACCTCCGCCGTTTTGA
- a CDS encoding ATP-binding protein, with the protein MSSPLDSLKLALEHSPENVPLLLLYAKTCMEELQLADARETFLKVVRLEPANAEARLGVASVVHLEGRGSEAAVRAEQLIEEQPQYAPAYLFLSRILAGEGELGRAKILYAKALELDRTLADVSLEKELAESRSNPGSEPRGPRKVGVTAGGDYLEGIGSGDDDDSADGHSRGGAAFDLGLADFEKPKLKFEDVGGMDAVKEEIRMKIIYPLQHAELFKAYDKKVGGGVLLYGPPGCGKTLLSKATAGEIKANFIALGLHQILDMWIGNSEKNMHEVFELARKNAPCVLFFDEVDALAADRRDLRQSAGRNLINQFLSEMDGADSQNEGVLILGATNAPWHIDPAFRRPGRFDRTLFVPPPDEPARASIIDVMAKKKPIGELDPKALAKKTEGFSGADLKAVFDLATEQVLNDAMKTGKVIPLTTKDLLKATSRHKPTTRAWFESAKNYALYANQGGFYDDVLKHLGLLK; encoded by the coding sequence ATGTCTTCCCCCCTGGACTCCCTGAAACTTGCGCTGGAGCATTCGCCTGAGAATGTCCCCCTCCTGCTGCTCTATGCCAAGACATGCATGGAAGAGTTGCAGCTTGCTGACGCGCGCGAGACCTTTCTCAAGGTCGTGCGCCTGGAGCCGGCCAATGCAGAGGCGCGCCTCGGAGTAGCCAGCGTCGTGCATCTGGAAGGCAGGGGCTCGGAGGCTGCCGTGCGCGCGGAGCAGCTCATCGAGGAGCAACCCCAATACGCTCCGGCCTACCTCTTCCTCAGCCGCATCCTCGCGGGTGAGGGCGAGCTCGGCCGTGCCAAGATACTTTACGCCAAGGCACTCGAACTCGACCGCACGTTGGCAGATGTCTCCCTGGAAAAGGAACTCGCGGAAAGCCGTTCCAATCCTGGTAGTGAACCTCGAGGCCCACGCAAGGTAGGAGTGACTGCCGGTGGAGACTATCTGGAAGGTATCGGGTCTGGCGATGATGATGACAGCGCCGATGGCCATTCTCGTGGAGGCGCTGCGTTTGACCTTGGTCTCGCGGACTTTGAGAAGCCGAAGCTGAAGTTTGAGGACGTGGGTGGCATGGATGCGGTGAAGGAGGAGATCCGCATGAAGATCATCTACCCGCTGCAGCATGCGGAGCTCTTCAAGGCCTATGACAAGAAGGTTGGCGGTGGTGTGCTCTTGTACGGTCCGCCCGGATGCGGAAAGACGCTGTTGAGCAAGGCCACGGCCGGCGAGATCAAGGCGAACTTCATCGCGCTAGGCCTTCACCAGATCCTCGACATGTGGATTGGGAACTCCGAGAAGAACATGCATGAGGTCTTCGAACTCGCGCGCAAGAACGCTCCCTGTGTGCTCTTCTTCGATGAAGTGGATGCCCTGGCCGCAGACCGGCGCGATCTGCGCCAGAGTGCCGGGCGCAATCTCATCAATCAATTCCTGAGCGAGATGGACGGTGCTGATTCACAGAACGAAGGCGTGCTCATCCTCGGCGCCACGAATGCACCGTGGCACATCGATCCCGCCTTCCGCCGTCCCGGCCGCTTTGACCGCACGTTGTTTGTGCCGCCACCGGATGAACCGGCGCGCGCCTCCATCATCGACGTGATGGCGAAGAAGAAACCCATCGGCGAACTGGATCCCAAGGCGCTCGCGAAGAAAACGGAAGGCTTCAGCGGTGCAGATCTGAAGGCCGTTTTCGATCTGGCTACCGAGCAGGTGCTCAATGACGCCATGAAGACAGGCAAGGTGATTCCGCTCACCACCAAGGATCTCCTCAAGGCCACCTCACGTCACAAGCCCACGACTCGTGCCTGGTTTGAAAGCGCGAAGAACTACGCGCTCTATGCGAACCAGGGTGGCTTCTATGATGATGTGCTGAAGCACCTGGGGCTGCTGAAGTAA